Proteins from one Arthrobacter sp. DNA4 genomic window:
- a CDS encoding SRPBCC family protein produces MAIAEHEVLIERDAMAVYQYLVDATNLPAWRSDVRSVKLVQGPAEAKGAVYRKMVAGRSGLSIPADLEITNVRPGAEIQFHVVSGPATRWGGYYLSSEDAGTRVRFAMEAKREGRFGFLSRWTFFNGMLQRRVSSDVAQLDRLKNVLELQPAL; encoded by the coding sequence ATGGCAATCGCAGAGCACGAGGTCCTCATAGAACGCGACGCCATGGCCGTGTACCAGTACCTCGTTGATGCCACCAATCTTCCCGCCTGGCGCAGCGACGTCCGCAGCGTGAAGCTCGTGCAGGGCCCGGCCGAAGCCAAGGGCGCGGTGTACCGGAAGATGGTCGCCGGACGCTCCGGGCTGAGCATCCCCGCGGACCTGGAGATCACCAATGTGCGGCCCGGAGCCGAAATCCAGTTCCACGTGGTTTCCGGCCCTGCCACCCGCTGGGGCGGCTACTACCTCAGCAGCGAAGACGCCGGCACCAGGGTCCGGTTTGCCATGGAAGCCAAACGCGAGGGACGGTTCGGGTTCCTCAGCCGGTGGACCTTCTTTAACGGGATGCTCCAGCGCCGGGTCAGTTCCGACGTGGCCCAGCTGGACCGGCTGAAGAACGTGCTGGAGCTCCAGCCGGCCCTCTGA
- a CDS encoding CAP domain-containing protein → MAPSFLGVLCALALVSSSASAPPVPAPLNHAGAASISLAAPLVRGAGMTSKDDGSAGSLTPAVDPDIRAASPAPEATPAPAPTSTPAAAPSTVAVQPATETALPPAPALPSTEAAPQTVSIPPLWAPDQELASPSAPSAAADPAATRTSTQALVPDSNSSAILTLFTKINEYRVANGLNKVKYHPTVAGLSQEWSDNIATREVIEHRASFWTDPRAMSPNNGAGEIIAIRTDRDAAQLVEWWKGSPGHNAMLLDPRFNVMGAGVSYTNSTYQIWGVVNFFGYTTLPAGTLDSPGGASSGGSLPAPPPSLCDAPVKHMPPTLNLAAAAITGPADLVSVDSAGQLLDRASTGPRTYAAARVIGAGFSGAKEVFVTDWDRDGTFDVLTQWASGNLTLHRGIASGGFQAPITLGVGGWDTLTLAVGGWCVHNRMPQILALDGAGNLYLYGNKGTGDIAERVTVATGVYASRLSMVDYDGDGFQDILGLRADGTVQLYRGLGSTALRAETRATVATGWTDVTGIRALLNATGLNSRGVAIRRANDTVQYWDLGSGSLATPSTIAGPWTGQRLAQ, encoded by the coding sequence GTGGCACCGTCTTTTCTTGGCGTGCTCTGTGCGTTGGCGCTGGTCTCGTCGTCCGCGTCCGCACCTCCTGTGCCCGCGCCCCTCAACCACGCGGGAGCAGCGAGCATCTCGCTGGCAGCGCCCCTGGTGCGCGGCGCCGGCATGACCAGTAAGGACGACGGCTCCGCCGGCAGCCTCACCCCTGCCGTCGACCCGGATATCCGGGCGGCGTCGCCCGCGCCGGAGGCCACCCCTGCACCCGCCCCCACGTCCACGCCCGCGGCAGCTCCTTCCACAGTGGCGGTCCAACCCGCAACGGAAACGGCACTACCACCGGCCCCGGCTTTACCATCCACCGAAGCCGCACCCCAGACCGTTTCCATCCCGCCGCTCTGGGCACCGGACCAGGAACTGGCATCGCCGTCCGCCCCATCCGCGGCTGCCGACCCTGCCGCCACACGTACGTCCACGCAAGCCCTGGTCCCGGACAGCAACTCCTCCGCCATCCTTACCCTCTTCACCAAAATCAACGAGTACCGCGTGGCCAACGGCCTGAACAAGGTGAAGTACCACCCCACCGTGGCCGGGTTGTCGCAGGAGTGGTCGGACAACATTGCCACCCGTGAGGTGATCGAGCACCGGGCCAGTTTCTGGACCGACCCCCGCGCGATGAGCCCCAACAACGGCGCCGGTGAGATCATCGCCATCCGCACCGACCGGGACGCAGCCCAGCTCGTGGAATGGTGGAAGGGATCACCCGGCCACAACGCCATGCTCCTGGACCCGCGCTTCAACGTGATGGGCGCAGGGGTCTCCTACACCAACTCCACCTACCAGATCTGGGGTGTGGTGAACTTCTTCGGCTACACCACACTGCCGGCGGGCACCCTCGATTCACCCGGCGGTGCTTCATCGGGAGGATCGCTCCCGGCACCGCCGCCAAGCCTGTGCGACGCACCCGTCAAGCACATGCCGCCCACCCTCAACCTCGCCGCTGCGGCAATCACCGGTCCGGCCGACCTCGTGTCTGTCGACTCCGCGGGACAGCTGCTGGACCGCGCCTCCACCGGGCCCCGCACCTACGCCGCGGCCAGGGTAATCGGCGCAGGCTTTAGCGGAGCCAAGGAAGTCTTCGTCACCGACTGGGACCGCGATGGCACTTTCGACGTCCTGACCCAGTGGGCCAGTGGCAACCTGACCCTGCACCGGGGCATCGCGAGTGGTGGGTTCCAGGCGCCCATCACCCTTGGCGTGGGCGGTTGGGACACCTTGACCCTGGCGGTGGGAGGCTGGTGCGTCCACAACCGGATGCCGCAGATCCTGGCCCTGGACGGTGCCGGAAACCTGTACCTATACGGCAACAAGGGCACCGGGGATATTGCTGAGCGCGTCACGGTTGCCACGGGTGTCTACGCATCCAGGCTGTCCATGGTGGACTACGACGGTGACGGCTTCCAGGACATCCTGGGGCTGAGGGCCGACGGCACCGTGCAGCTCTACCGCGGACTGGGCAGCACCGCGCTCCGCGCAGAAACGCGGGCCACCGTCGCCACCGGCTGGACGGACGTCACGGGAATCCGGGCGCTGCTGAACGCCACCGGACTGAACTCCAGGGGTGTTGCGATCCGCCGGGCCAACGACACCGTGCAGTACTGGGACCTGGGCTCCGGAAGCCTCGCGACGCCGTCGACCATTGCCGGACCATGGACCGGGCAGCGGCTGGCACAGTGA
- the dcd gene encoding dCTP deaminase, producing the protein MLISDRDIRAEIDSQRIVLEPFDPAMVQPSSVDVRIDKFFRLFDNHKYAHIDPAQEQPELTRLVEVEQDEAFILHPGEFVLGSTYETVTLPDDIAARLEGKSSLGRLGLLTHSTAGFIDPGFSGHVTLELSNMATLPIKLWPGMKIGQLCFFRLSSAAEFPYGQGEYGNRYQGQRGPTASRSHLNFHRTSI; encoded by the coding sequence GTGCTGATCTCTGACCGCGACATTCGTGCCGAAATTGATTCCCAGCGGATCGTGCTGGAACCGTTTGATCCGGCGATGGTCCAGCCGTCGTCCGTGGATGTCCGGATCGACAAATTCTTCCGGTTGTTCGACAACCACAAGTACGCGCACATCGATCCCGCGCAGGAGCAGCCCGAGCTGACCCGGCTGGTGGAAGTGGAGCAGGACGAGGCCTTTATCCTGCACCCGGGCGAGTTCGTCCTGGGGTCGACCTACGAGACCGTGACGCTGCCCGATGACATTGCGGCCCGGCTGGAAGGCAAGTCATCCCTGGGCCGGCTTGGCCTGCTGACGCACTCCACCGCAGGCTTCATCGACCCCGGTTTTTCCGGCCACGTCACCCTCGAACTGTCCAACATGGCCACCCTGCCCATCAAGCTGTGGCCCGGTATGAAGATCGGCCAGCTCTGCTTCTTCCGGCTAAGCTCGGCCGCGGAGTTCCCGTACGGCCAGGGGGAGTACGGCAACCGGTACCAGGGCCAGCGCGGTCCCACCGCCAGCCGCAGCCACCTGAATTTCCACCGCACCAGTATCTAG